The following proteins come from a genomic window of Aequorivita marisscotiae:
- a CDS encoding head GIN domain-containing protein, whose product MKTISFITAMGAALLLSACNFTIGENGNGTVVTEERQVTADFTEVRGSAGLEVYLTQGSENKIVVEADENLLPLIETEINDGKLHVKTSENIGRSKSKKIHVTYTELNNIEASSGAEVKANSVVKSQNLTLRSSSGASLNAEVFTQNLMIKTSSGSDLEVSGKATSLNADASSGSELNAKKLLVVNCIAEASSGAEVTVNVQEKLETSASSGGEINYFGNPISVNSNKSSSGSVNKM is encoded by the coding sequence ATGAAAACTATCAGTTTTATAACGGCAATGGGCGCAGCACTTTTACTGAGCGCCTGTAATTTTACTATTGGAGAAAATGGCAACGGAACGGTAGTTACCGAAGAGCGCCAGGTAACGGCAGATTTTACCGAAGTTCGCGGAAGCGCCGGTTTAGAAGTTTACCTTACCCAAGGGAGTGAAAACAAAATTGTGGTAGAAGCAGACGAAAATCTATTACCACTAATTGAAACCGAAATTAATGATGGAAAACTACACGTTAAAACTTCTGAGAATATTGGCCGTTCAAAGTCGAAGAAAATACATGTAACCTATACAGAACTAAACAATATTGAAGCTAGTAGCGGCGCCGAAGTAAAGGCGAATTCCGTTGTAAAAAGTCAGAATTTAACCCTTAGGAGCAGTAGCGGGGCCTCGTTAAATGCTGAGGTTTTTACCCAGAACTTAATGATTAAAACCAGTAGTGGTTCAGACTTAGAAGTTTCGGGAAAAGCTACATCCTTAAATGCAGACGCATCGAGCGGAAGCGAACTGAATGCAAAAAAACTGTTGGTAGTAAACTGTATTGCCGAAGCTTCAAGTGGTGCGGAAGTAACAGTTAATGTGCAAGAAAAATTGGAAACCAGTGCAAGCAGCGGTGGCGAAATAAATTATTTTGGCAATCCAATATCTGTAAATTCAAATAAAAGCAGCTCGGGGAGTGTGAATAAAATGTAA